A region from the Nonlabens sp. YIK11 genome encodes:
- a CDS encoding NUDIX hydrolase: MPLPGATAQMEMAAVERLEELQKAQMASKTPKEAATMMLVYPKHDVPYFVLIERMISKGKHSGQIAFPGGRSEEEDDSHAITALRETEEEVGILMSHQEVITAGTPVYIPPSNYLVRPFLAFAKANLSFTPQPSEVKSIIEVPLQELLDPANVSTHNLSTSYMANVDVPCFLLKDHIVWGATAMMLNEFKSLFTLAMDH; encoded by the coding sequence ATGCCGTTGCCAGGTGCCACGGCACAGATGGAAATGGCCGCCGTGGAGCGACTGGAAGAATTACAAAAAGCCCAGATGGCTTCAAAAACTCCCAAGGAGGCAGCGACCATGATGCTGGTGTACCCTAAACATGATGTTCCCTACTTCGTGCTTATCGAGCGCATGATCTCCAAAGGAAAGCACAGTGGACAGATCGCGTTCCCTGGTGGCCGGTCAGAAGAAGAAGACGATTCCCATGCCATCACAGCTCTACGAGAAACTGAGGAAGAAGTAGGTATATTGATGAGCCATCAGGAAGTCATCACAGCAGGTACTCCAGTTTACATACCGCCCAGTAACTACCTAGTTCGTCCTTTTCTCGCTTTCGCGAAAGCGAATTTATCCTTCACACCGCAACCCAGCGAGGTGAAATCTATCATAGAAGTACCGTTGCAGGAATTGCTGGACCCAGCAAATGTTTCTACCCATAATCTGTCGACCAGCTACATGGCCAATGTCGATGTGCCTTGTTTCTTATTGAAGGATCATATTGTTTGGGGTGCTACCGCCATGATGCTCAACGAGTTCAAAAGCCTGTTCACGCTAGCGATGGATCACTGA
- a CDS encoding peptidylprolyl isomerase, translating to MNSKWCLLLLIVIFFSCKDTTDKSKQDTPEPQPELSKEEKEEITLAEFYAPPITADGDTLLSFIPQDSVIPFFTRYGKKNPETRVRMKTKFGTIEMELFEETPIYRASFVYLIKNGYYDGTVAHRVVPRFIVQAGDSDDPFTATMRSSAGNYKLAPHFLPNVKHAYGTVSSAKEWEDNPEMWHNPFDFFISLRATDHLDGEHTIFGRVTSGMEVAEKISQVETDEGDWPIVDVYLDMSVY from the coding sequence ATGAATTCAAAATGGTGTTTGCTTTTACTAATAGTCATTTTCTTCTCTTGTAAAGATACTACGGACAAATCAAAACAAGATACACCTGAACCGCAGCCCGAACTTTCCAAAGAAGAAAAGGAAGAAATCACTCTTGCAGAATTTTATGCGCCGCCCATCACCGCAGATGGTGACACACTACTCAGTTTTATACCTCAAGACAGTGTCATTCCGTTTTTTACCAGATATGGTAAGAAGAATCCAGAGACTAGAGTGCGCATGAAAACAAAATTTGGCACGATTGAGATGGAGCTTTTTGAGGAAACGCCTATTTATAGAGCAAGCTTTGTGTACCTCATAAAAAACGGTTACTATGATGGTACGGTAGCGCATAGAGTGGTGCCGCGATTCATCGTTCAAGCCGGTGACAGCGATGATCCCTTTACAGCAACCATGCGCAGCAGTGCCGGTAATTATAAGTTAGCGCCACACTTTCTACCTAACGTGAAGCATGCTTATGGAACGGTAAGTAGTGCCAAGGAATGGGAAGACAACCCAGAAATGTGGCACAATCCATTTGACTTTTTTATCTCTTTAAGAGCAACAGATCACCTAGATGGCGAGCATACCATTTTTGGCCGAGTGACTTCAGGAATGGAAGTCGCAGAGAAAATTTCACAAGTAGAAACCGATGAAGGCGACTGGCCCATCGTTGATGTGTATCTTGATATGAGTGTGTATTAA
- a CDS encoding 3-oxoacyl-ACP synthase III family protein, whose protein sequence is MRAKITGVGSYIPDVVRKNEEFMNHEFLNNDGTSFGSDNATIIEKFVAITGIEERRYISNEMFTSDIATSAARNAIADAKADPETIDFIIVAHNYGDVKPDGGSSDMVPSLGTRVKQKLGIKNPKCVAYDVLFGCPGWILGLTQADSFIKSGLAKKVLVIGAEALSRVVDPHDRDSMIYSDGAGAVLVEPSNDDHGIIGQATATYTEDEAYFIFNQKSYNVNLENKTQYIKMYGRRIYNFALSKVPEGMKAALDQSGVDIKDLKKIFIHQANEKMDEAIVTRFYKLYDMDMPKHIMPMIIHKLGNSSVATVPTVMDLVVKGKMKDHKVEKGDVVMFASVGAGMNINAIVYRY, encoded by the coding sequence ATGAGAGCTAAAATTACTGGTGTAGGAAGTTATATTCCTGATGTGGTGAGAAAGAATGAGGAGTTCATGAACCACGAGTTCCTGAACAATGATGGTACCTCTTTTGGCAGTGATAATGCCACCATTATTGAAAAGTTTGTTGCTATAACTGGTATTGAAGAAAGACGTTACATCAGTAATGAAATGTTCACCAGTGATATTGCTACCAGCGCAGCTCGCAACGCGATTGCAGATGCAAAAGCAGATCCCGAAACCATAGATTTTATCATTGTAGCTCATAACTATGGTGATGTAAAACCAGATGGCGGCAGTAGTGACATGGTACCAAGTTTAGGTACTAGAGTGAAGCAAAAGTTAGGTATCAAAAATCCTAAATGCGTTGCTTATGATGTCTTGTTTGGTTGTCCTGGATGGATCTTAGGTTTGACTCAAGCCGATTCGTTCATTAAATCTGGACTGGCCAAAAAAGTTTTGGTCATCGGTGCAGAAGCCTTATCACGAGTCGTCGATCCTCATGACAGAGACAGCATGATCTATTCTGATGGTGCTGGAGCGGTTTTGGTAGAGCCAAGCAATGACGATCACGGAATCATAGGACAAGCCACAGCAACTTATACTGAAGATGAAGCTTATTTTATTTTCAATCAGAAATCTTATAACGTCAATCTGGAAAATAAGACCCAATACATTAAAATGTACGGGCGTCGCATCTATAATTTTGCACTTTCAAAGGTTCCTGAAGGAATGAAAGCGGCACTAGATCAGTCTGGAGTGGATATCAAAGACTTGAAAAAGATTTTTATCCATCAAGCCAATGAAAAAATGGATGAGGCCATCGTGACCCGATTCTATAAGTTATACGACATGGATATGCCTAAGCATATTATGCCTATGATCATTCACAAATTGGGTAATAGTAGTGTAGCTACCGTTCCTACCGTAATGGATCTAGTGGTAAAAGGTAAAATGAAAGATCACAAAGTTGAAAAAGGTGACGTCGTAATGTTTGCCAGTGTAGGTGCTGGGATGAACATCAACGCCATAGTTTATAGATACTAA
- the gcvP gene encoding aminomethyl-transferring glycine dehydrogenase has protein sequence MNTDRFALRHIGPRRSDLPEMLEKIGVEDIDQLIHETIPAGIRLQKELQLDDAMSEYEFLSHINTLGNKNKQYRSYIGLGYNAGITPAVIQRNILENPGWYTAYTPYQAEIAQGRLEALLNYQTMVTDLTGMELANASLLDESTAAAEAMTLLLSVRDRDQKKNNHVKFFVDQDVLPQTKELLKTRAIPLGIELIEGNPKEMDLNDSYYAILLQYPGASGNVVDYTAFAKECSDKGIRIAVAADILSLVLLEAPGNWGADVVVGTTQRFGIPLGYGGPHAAFFATREEFKRQIPGRIIGVTKDMDGKRALRMALQTREQHIKRDKATSNICTAQVLLAVMAGMYAVYHGPRGLKYIAGKVHRHAATLADAVEKLGIYQTNENYFDTLSFKTSSAPVREAALEKEINFYYPDADTVQVSINETTSLADLNDIVSAFAKAVNKTVEPITELLDETNLGTGRQTDFLTYEVFNSYHSETELMRYIKRLERKDLALNHSMIALGSCTMKLNAAAEMLPLSDPQWGNIHPFVPINQAAGYQEMLKKLELQLNEATGFAGTSLQPNSGAQGEFAGLMAIRAYHISRGDTHRNICLIPSSAHGTNPASAVMAGMKVVVTKALENGNIDVDDLREKAEQYRDSLSALMVTYPSTHGVYESAIKEITRLIHDNGGLVYMDGANMNAQVGLTNPGNIGADVCHLNLHKTFAIPHGGGGPGVGPICVAERLVPFLPTNPIIPTGGDQAITPISAAPFGSALACLISYGYICMLGADGLKRSTEYAIVNANYIKERLKGSFECLYSGEQGRAAHEMIIDCRPFKDHGIEVVDIAKRLMDYGFHAPTVSFPVAGTMMIEPTESESKAEIDRFCDAMISIRKEIAECDKDEPNNLLKNAPHTMMMLTSNDWDFPYTREQAAYPLEWVALNKFWPSVRRADDAYGDRNLMCTCAPMEEYL, from the coding sequence ATGAATACAGACCGCTTTGCACTCAGACACATTGGACCACGCCGCTCAGACCTTCCAGAAATGCTGGAAAAAATAGGTGTAGAAGATATTGATCAGTTAATCCATGAAACCATACCAGCAGGCATCAGGCTCCAGAAGGAATTGCAGCTGGATGACGCGATGAGTGAGTATGAATTTTTGTCCCATATCAACACTTTAGGGAATAAAAACAAACAATATAGATCCTACATAGGTCTAGGTTACAATGCTGGTATAACTCCAGCGGTGATTCAAAGAAATATTCTTGAAAATCCGGGCTGGTATACGGCTTACACGCCTTACCAGGCAGAGATTGCTCAAGGTCGTCTGGAAGCGCTATTGAACTACCAGACCATGGTGACCGATCTTACTGGCATGGAGCTGGCAAATGCCTCCCTACTGGATGAATCTACAGCGGCTGCCGAGGCAATGACTCTGTTACTTTCGGTTCGTGATCGCGATCAAAAGAAAAACAACCACGTCAAGTTTTTTGTGGATCAAGATGTGTTGCCACAAACTAAGGAGTTGTTGAAAACCCGTGCTATTCCGCTTGGGATTGAATTGATAGAAGGCAATCCTAAAGAAATGGATCTTAACGATTCTTATTACGCTATCCTACTTCAGTATCCAGGTGCTAGTGGTAATGTGGTGGATTATACCGCTTTCGCAAAAGAGTGCTCTGATAAAGGCATTCGCATAGCTGTGGCCGCAGATATCCTATCATTGGTATTGCTGGAAGCTCCAGGAAATTGGGGCGCAGATGTAGTTGTGGGAACTACGCAACGCTTCGGTATACCGCTAGGATACGGCGGTCCTCACGCGGCATTTTTTGCTACCAGAGAAGAATTCAAGAGACAGATTCCAGGACGTATCATAGGTGTGACAAAAGATATGGATGGCAAGCGTGCGCTGCGCATGGCATTGCAAACCAGAGAACAGCACATCAAACGCGACAAAGCGACCTCAAATATTTGTACCGCTCAAGTACTACTAGCCGTAATGGCTGGAATGTATGCTGTATATCATGGGCCAAGAGGATTGAAATACATCGCTGGAAAAGTCCACAGACATGCCGCAACTCTTGCAGATGCAGTTGAAAAACTGGGCATCTACCAGACTAACGAGAATTATTTTGACACGCTTTCTTTCAAGACTTCATCGGCTCCAGTGCGAGAAGCTGCGCTAGAAAAAGAAATCAACTTCTATTATCCAGATGCAGACACCGTGCAGGTTTCCATCAATGAGACCACGTCACTTGCAGATCTGAATGATATAGTTTCCGCTTTCGCGAAAGCGGTAAACAAAACAGTAGAACCGATTACAGAATTGTTGGATGAAACCAATCTAGGAACAGGTCGCCAAACCGACTTCCTTACCTACGAGGTGTTCAATTCCTATCACAGTGAAACGGAATTGATGCGATACATCAAGAGATTGGAACGCAAGGATCTTGCCTTGAACCACTCGATGATCGCATTGGGATCCTGTACCATGAAGCTTAACGCTGCAGCAGAGATGTTGCCATTGTCAGATCCTCAATGGGGAAATATTCACCCGTTTGTACCTATCAATCAAGCAGCTGGTTATCAGGAAATGCTTAAAAAACTTGAGCTACAATTGAATGAAGCGACTGGTTTTGCAGGTACTTCACTACAGCCCAATTCTGGTGCGCAAGGTGAGTTTGCGGGACTTATGGCTATACGTGCCTACCACATTTCACGTGGCGATACGCACAGAAATATATGTTTGATCCCATCCAGCGCACATGGAACCAATCCTGCGAGTGCCGTTATGGCCGGTATGAAGGTTGTCGTCACTAAAGCATTAGAAAACGGTAATATCGATGTGGATGATTTGCGCGAAAAAGCAGAACAATATAGAGACAGTCTTAGTGCCTTGATGGTAACCTATCCATCGACGCATGGTGTTTATGAAAGTGCCATCAAAGAAATTACCCGGCTGATCCATGATAACGGTGGACTGGTATATATGGATGGTGCAAATATGAATGCACAGGTTGGGTTGACCAATCCTGGAAACATTGGTGCAGACGTTTGTCACTTGAACCTACATAAAACATTTGCCATACCTCATGGTGGTGGTGGACCTGGCGTTGGACCTATTTGTGTGGCTGAGCGTTTGGTTCCGTTTCTGCCTACCAATCCAATTATTCCAACTGGTGGCGATCAAGCGATTACTCCTATTAGTGCAGCACCATTTGGTAGTGCATTGGCTTGTTTGATTTCTTACGGATATATCTGCATGCTAGGTGCTGATGGATTGAAAAGATCTACAGAATATGCCATCGTGAACGCCAACTACATCAAAGAACGTCTTAAAGGAAGTTTTGAATGTTTGTATTCTGGAGAACAAGGACGCGCTGCCCACGAGATGATTATTGACTGCCGTCCGTTTAAAGATCATGGAATTGAAGTTGTGGATATCGCAAAACGATTAATGGATTATGGATTCCACGCTCCTACCGTTTCTTTCCCAGTTGCAGGAACCATGATGATCGAGCCGACAGAATCAGAAAGCAAAGCCGAAATAGATCGTTTTTGCGATGCTATGATCTCGATAAGAAAAGAGATAGCAGAATGTGATAAGGATGAACCCAACAACCTTCTTAAGAATGCACCTCATACCATGATGATGCTTACTTCAAATGATTGGGATTTCCCGTACACTAGAGAGCAGGCTGCATATCCATTGGAATGGGTAGCGCTCAACAAATTTTGGCCATCAGTTCGTCGTGCAGACGACGCCTATGGCGATCGTAATTTGATGTGTACTTGTGCCCCTATGGAAGAATATTTATAG